In Thunnus thynnus chromosome 4, fThuThy2.1, whole genome shotgun sequence, a genomic segment contains:
- the rabif gene encoding guanine nucleotide exchange factor MSS4, whose translation MDNDQQCKDSSDRSDLLSEDGKNSKSVVCQRCGSKVLCPGMAVFAEKELVLPSMRKKSSLSTTEGSADGDTLTAHWLVDDMYTFENVGFTKDVGRIKYLICADCEIGPIGWHCLDDKKSFYVALERVNHA comes from the exons ATGGACAACGACCAACAGTGCAAAGACAGCTCAGACCGGTCTGACCTGCTCTCTGAGGATGGCAAGAACAGCAAGTCTGTTGTGTGCCAACGCTGTGGGTCCAAGGTGTTGTGCCCGGGGATGGCTGTGTTTGCAGAGAAAGAG CTGGTCCTGCCGTCCATGCGGAAAAAGAGCAGCCTCAGCACCACAGAGGGCTCAGCGGATGGGGACACTCTGACCGCCCACTGGTTAGTGGACGACATGTACACTTTTGAGAATGTGGGCTTCACTAAGGACGTGGGGAGAATCAAGTATCTCATCTGTGCAGATTGTGAGATCGGACCAATCGGCTGGCACTGTTTGGATGACAAGAAAAGTTTCTATGTCGCTTTGGAAAGGGTGAATCATGCATAG
- the adipor1a gene encoding adiponectin receptor protein 1a, whose product MSGRNGSASDADCRISEDCRVPDVELMELGPLLEEGGGRQAASKGVHPEGASMLADEEEEDDEVGEVLTLPLQAHHAMEKMEEFVHKVWEGRWRVIPFHVLPEWLKDNDYLLHGHRPPMPSFRACFGSIFRIHTETGNIWTHLLGLILFICLGTLTMLRPNMYFMAPLQEKVVFGMFFLGAVLCLSFSWLFHTVYCHSEKVSRTFSKLDYSGIALLIMGSFVPWLYYSFYCSPQPRLIYLTIVCVLGIAAIIVAQWDRFSTPRHRPTRAGVFMGLGLSGIVPTMHFTIEEGFVKATTVGQMGWFYLMGAMYITGAGLYAARIPERYFPGKCDIWFHSHQIFHVLVVAAAFIHFYGVSNLQEFRYGLEGGCTDDSLL is encoded by the exons ATGTCAGGCCGAAACGGGTCTGCAAGTGATGCAGACTGCCGGATCTCTGAGGACTGCCGTGTCCCAGATGTTGAGCTGATGGAGCTGGGGCCGCTgctggaggagggagggggtcGACAGGCAGCATCTAAAGGCGTCCATCCAGAG GGAGCCTCGATGCTTGCtgacgaggaagaggaggatgatgaggtGGGAGAGGTGCTGACCTTACCACTTCAGGCTCACCATGCCATGGAGAAGATGGAGGAGTTTGTACACAAA gtgtgGGAGGGGCGCTGGAGGGTCATCCCTTTCCATGTGCTGCCAGAGTGGCTAAAGGACAACGATTACCTCCTGCATGGACATCGCCCCCCTATGCCCTCTTTCCGGGCCTGCTTTGGAAGCATCTTCAGAATTCACACTGAGACAGGAAACATTTGGACTCACCTGTTAG GGCTGATCTTATTCATTTGTCTGGGCACGTTAACCATGCTGCGGCCCAACATGTACTTTATGGCCCCGCTGCAAGAGAAAGTGGTGTTTGGGATGTTCTTCCTGGGAGCTGTGCTCTGCCTCAGCTTCTCCTGGCTTTTTCACACCGTCTACTGCCACTCTGAGAAAGTGTCTCGCACCTTCTCCAA GCTTGACTACTCGGGCATCGCCCTCCTGATCATGGGCTCCTTCGTGCCCTGGCTGTACTACTCGTTCTATTGTTCCCCTCAGCCTCGACTTATCTACCTCACCATTGTATGTGTTCTCGGCATTGCCGCCATCATAGTGGCCCAGTGGGACCGGTTCTCTACACCTCGTCACAGACCAACAAGAGCAG GTGTGTTTATGGGTCTGGGACTAAGCGGCATTGTTCCCACCATGCACTTCACCATCGAGGAGGGGTTTGTTAAGGCCACCACAGTCGGCCAGATGGGTTGGTTCTATCTGATGGGTGCCATGTATATCACTGGCGCTGGGCTGTATGCAGCCAGGATTCCTGAACGCTATTTCCCTGGCAAGTGTGACATCTGG TTCCACTCTCATCAGATTTTTCATGTTCTGGTCGTGGCAGCGGCATTCATCCATTTCTACGGTGTTTCCAATCTGCAGGAGTTTCGCTACGGCCTCGAGGGAGGATGCACAGATGACTCTCTACTCTGA